The proteins below come from a single Bremerella alba genomic window:
- the groL gene encoding chaperonin GroEL (60 kDa chaperone family; promotes refolding of misfolded polypeptides especially under stressful conditions; forms two stacked rings of heptamers to form a barrel-shaped 14mer; ends can be capped by GroES; misfolded proteins enter the barrel where they are refolded when GroES binds) yields MAKQMVFGDEARQPLLAGVTKLARAVKSTLGPRGRNAVLDKGWGSPKITKDGVTVAEDIELDDVYENLACQLVKEAASKTNDVAGDGTTTATVLAEGIFREGLKMLAAGADGMALQRGILKAAEAVGEAVQKSSTKIDEKSKKQIEQIATIAGNNDPTIGKVLAEAFLKVGKDGVITVEEGRGSETTVDFVEGMQFDRGFLSPHFVTDEDSQTVELEDCLILLFEEKISSAKKLVPLLEAVSKSNKPLLIIAEDVEGEALATLVVNKMRGILNVAAVKAPGYGDRRKAMLGDIATLTGGTAIFKDLGIELESVKTSNLGRAKKIKLSSGETVIVGGAGKKADIEGRASQIRSEIEATDSEYDREKLQERLAKLSGGVAQINCGAVTETEMKERKDLLVDAKSATQAALQEGIVPGGGIALLRAEKALKKLAVEGDEKLGATIVAKVLEFPLRTIAENAGLDGGVVVNRVRQQKKATEGFNADTGNYEDLVDAGVIDPAKVVRTALQNAASVAALLLTTDSLVTEIPSEDEGGDHHDHHDHGGMGGMGGMGGMPGMGGMGGMGMPGMM; encoded by the coding sequence GTGGCAAAACAGATGGTCTTTGGAGATGAAGCGCGACAGCCGCTTTTAGCCGGCGTAACAAAGCTGGCACGTGCCGTGAAGAGCACGCTAGGCCCGCGTGGTCGCAATGCCGTGCTGGACAAAGGCTGGGGTTCCCCCAAAATCACCAAGGACGGCGTGACGGTTGCCGAAGACATCGAACTGGATGATGTCTACGAAAACCTCGCCTGTCAGTTGGTCAAGGAAGCTGCCAGCAAGACAAACGACGTCGCTGGCGATGGTACCACCACAGCCACGGTTCTCGCTGAAGGTATCTTCCGCGAAGGCCTGAAGATGCTGGCCGCCGGTGCTGACGGCATGGCCCTGCAACGCGGTATTCTGAAAGCCGCCGAAGCAGTTGGCGAAGCCGTTCAGAAGTCGTCGACCAAGATCGACGAAAAGAGCAAAAAGCAGATCGAACAGATCGCCACCATTGCCGGTAATAATGACCCGACAATCGGTAAGGTGCTCGCCGAAGCCTTCTTGAAGGTTGGCAAAGACGGTGTGATCACCGTTGAAGAAGGTCGCGGCAGCGAAACGACCGTCGACTTTGTCGAAGGTATGCAGTTCGATCGCGGTTTCCTTTCGCCTCACTTCGTCACCGACGAAGATTCGCAGACCGTCGAACTGGAAGATTGCTTAATCCTTCTGTTCGAGGAAAAGATCTCGTCCGCGAAGAAGCTGGTTCCTCTGTTGGAAGCCGTCAGCAAGTCCAACAAGCCACTGCTGATCATCGCTGAAGACGTCGAAGGCGAAGCTTTGGCAACGCTGGTCGTCAACAAAATGCGTGGCATTCTGAATGTTGCCGCCGTTAAAGCTCCTGGCTACGGCGATCGCCGCAAGGCCATGCTCGGCGACATCGCCACCCTGACCGGCGGAACGGCCATCTTCAAGGACCTGGGCATCGAGTTGGAAAGCGTCAAGACTTCCAACCTGGGTCGTGCCAAGAAGATCAAGCTGAGCTCTGGCGAAACGGTTATCGTGGGTGGTGCTGGTAAGAAGGCCGACATCGAAGGTCGTGCCAGTCAGATTCGCAGCGAAATCGAAGCCACCGACAGCGAATACGATCGCGAAAAGCTGCAAGAACGTCTTGCCAAGCTATCCGGCGGTGTGGCTCAGATTAACTGTGGTGCCGTCACCGAAACCGAAATGAAGGAACGCAAGGACCTGCTGGTCGACGCCAAGAGCGCCACCCAGGCCGCCCTCCAGGAAGGTATTGTCCCTGGTGGTGGTATCGCCCTGCTACGAGCTGAAAAGGCTCTGAAGAAGCTGGCCGTCGAAGGCGACGAAAAGCTGGGTGCGACGATCGTGGCCAAGGTGCTTGAATTCCCACTGCGTACGATTGCTGAAAATGCTGGTCTCGACGGTGGCGTGGTTGTCAACCGCGTTCGCCAGCAGAAGAAGGCCACCGAAGGCTTCAACGCCGACACCGGCAACTACGAAGACCTGGTCGATGCAGGCGTCATCGATCCAGCCAAGGTTGTTCGCACTGCCCTGCAGAATGCTGCCAGTGTTGCCGCATTGCTGCTGACCACCGACTCGCTGGTCACCGAAATCCCAAGTGAAGACGAAGGGGGCGATCACCACGACCACCATGACCACGGCGGCATGGGAGGAATGGGTGGCATGGGCGGCATGCCAGGAATGGGTGGCATGGGCGGCATGGGAATGCCCGGCATGATGTAA
- a CDS encoding co-chaperone GroES, with product MAKSLKIRTLDDRIVVQPLEAEETTAGGILLPDSAQEKPQRGTVLAVGPGKLLDSGSRAELSVAIGDEVIYGKYSGSDIDIDGDEYKILRETEVLAKVVND from the coding sequence ATGGCGAAGAGTCTGAAGATTCGCACTTTGGATGACCGCATTGTTGTTCAGCCGCTGGAAGCAGAAGAAACCACCGCTGGTGGCATTCTTCTGCCTGACTCCGCCCAGGAAAAGCCGCAGCGCGGCACGGTCCTGGCTGTCGGCCCTGGCAAGCTGTTGGATAGCGGCAGCCGAGCCGAGCTTTCGGTGGCCATTGGCGACGAAGTCATCTATGGCAAGTACAGCGGCAGCGATATCGATATCGATGGCGACGAGTACAAGATCCTTCGCGAGACCGAAGTCCTGGCCAAGGTCGTTAACGACTAG
- the groL gene encoding chaperonin GroEL (60 kDa chaperone family; promotes refolding of misfolded polypeptides especially under stressful conditions; forms two stacked rings of heptamers to form a barrel-shaped 14mer; ends can be capped by GroES; misfolded proteins enter the barrel where they are refolded when GroES binds) translates to MAKQLLFEDQARAKMLKGIDKLADAVAVTMGPTGRNVMINKSFGGPTVTKDGVTVAKEIELEDRFENMGAKLVNEVASKTSDVAGDGTTTATVLARAIFKEGLRNIVAGSNPTAIRRGIEKAVAAAEDFLLNMAKPVNSKDDVANIGSISANNDRAIGELLAEALHRVGQDGVITVEEGKSRETTVDYVEGMQFDKGYISPYFINRPSEMDVELEDAYILFHEKKISNLRELIPLLEQVGNTGKPLLIVAEDIEGEALTALVVNRLRGVLNIAAVKAPGFGDRRKAMLADMSVLTGGTVISDDLGITLDKVQLNQLGRAKKINITKDKTTIVEGGGDKKELESRIGQLKRQIEETDSEYDREKYQERLAKLSGGVAVISVGAETEAEMKQTKARVEDALHATRAAVEEGILPGGGVALVRAIEAVEKARSSARGDEKIGVDIILRALPAPMRQIADNCGIDGNVVVDEVQQKSTNYGYDAYKGDYVDMVKAGIIDPAKVVRTALSNAASISGLLLTTEALVTNLDDDGKRPSEGVIR, encoded by the coding sequence GTGGCAAAACAACTGCTTTTCGAGGATCAAGCCCGAGCCAAAATGCTCAAGGGTATCGACAAGCTGGCCGACGCTGTCGCCGTCACGATGGGCCCAACCGGTCGTAACGTGATGATCAACAAGTCGTTCGGTGGCCCCACGGTCACCAAAGACGGTGTGACCGTCGCCAAAGAAATCGAACTCGAAGACCGCTTCGAGAACATGGGTGCCAAGCTCGTTAATGAAGTCGCCAGCAAGACTTCCGACGTGGCTGGTGACGGTACGACTACCGCCACCGTTTTGGCCCGTGCGATCTTCAAAGAAGGTCTTCGCAACATCGTTGCCGGTAGCAACCCAACCGCGATTCGTCGTGGTATTGAAAAGGCGGTTGCCGCGGCTGAAGACTTCCTGCTGAACATGGCCAAGCCGGTTAACAGCAAGGACGACGTCGCGAACATTGGTTCGATCAGTGCCAACAACGATCGTGCGATCGGCGAACTGCTGGCCGAAGCCCTGCACCGCGTCGGTCAAGACGGCGTCATCACCGTGGAAGAAGGCAAAAGCCGCGAAACCACGGTCGATTACGTCGAAGGGATGCAGTTTGACAAGGGCTACATCTCGCCGTACTTCATCAATCGTCCGTCCGAAATGGACGTCGAGTTGGAAGACGCCTACATCCTGTTTCACGAAAAGAAGATCAGCAACCTGCGTGAGCTGATTCCACTGCTGGAACAAGTCGGCAACACCGGCAAGCCGCTGTTGATCGTCGCCGAAGACATCGAAGGCGAAGCCCTGACCGCGCTGGTCGTCAACCGTCTGCGTGGCGTGCTGAACATTGCTGCCGTCAAGGCTCCTGGCTTCGGCGATCGCCGCAAGGCGATGCTGGCCGACATGAGCGTTCTGACCGGTGGTACCGTGATCAGCGACGACCTGGGCATCACCCTCGATAAGGTTCAACTGAACCAACTCGGTCGTGCCAAGAAGATCAACATCACCAAGGACAAGACGACAATCGTTGAAGGTGGTGGCGACAAGAAGGAACTCGAATCGCGTATCGGTCAGCTGAAGCGTCAGATCGAAGAGACCGACAGCGAATACGATCGTGAAAAGTACCAGGAACGCCTGGCCAAGCTTTCCGGTGGTGTGGCTGTCATCTCGGTCGGTGCCGAAACCGAAGCCGAAATGAAGCAGACCAAAGCCCGCGTCGAAGACGCCTTGCACGCAACCCGTGCAGCCGTTGAAGAAGGCATTTTGCCTGGTGGCGGTGTCGCTTTGGTTCGTGCGATCGAAGCCGTTGAAAAGGCTCGTTCCTCGGCTCGTGGCGACGAAAAGATCGGCGTCGACATCATCCTTCGGGCTCTACCAGCTCCGATGCGTCAAATCGCCGACAACTGCGGCATCGACGGCAACGTGGTTGTCGACGAAGTTCAGCAGAAGTCGACCAACTACGGCTACGACGCCTACAAGGGCGACTACGTCGACATGGTCAAAGCTGGCATCATCGATCCAGCCAAGGTGGTTCGTACGGCACTGAGCAACGCCGCGAGTATCTCCGGATTGCTGTTGACGACCGAAGCACTGGTCACCAACCTGGATGACGACGGCAAGCGTCCCTCCGAAGGCGTGATTCGCTAA
- the dnaJ gene encoding molecular chaperone DnaJ encodes MATKVDYYEVLGIERSASGGEISKAYRKLAIKYHPDSNPGDEEAVVQFKQAAEAYEVLSDSEKRARYDQYGHAGVEGGSRANFHDVEDIMEAFGDIFGGGIFSDIFGRGGGRGGRRRVRKGADIQVRVNLDLEEAATGVDRDIQVDRRVACGTCSGSGAKPGSQPEACSRCGGAGQVVQQAGILRVQTTCPSCGGQGTIITDPCGDCRGNGFTTQRVSMDVAIPAGVDDGMRVRLAGEGQPSPDGGPPGDCYCHISIRKHKLFEREGDHLILKMPITYTQAVLGSEIEVPTLNGPATLSVPVGSGSSEVFKMRGKGMPDPHGRGTGDLYVQTYIEVPKKLDPKQEELLRELAEYEHTNVSPHRKSFLESIRDYLFTTTDEKEIKKKS; translated from the coding sequence ATGGCCACCAAAGTCGACTACTACGAAGTCCTGGGAATCGAGCGATCCGCATCCGGCGGAGAGATCTCCAAGGCCTATCGCAAGCTGGCGATTAAATACCACCCCGACTCGAATCCTGGCGACGAAGAAGCCGTGGTTCAGTTCAAGCAAGCTGCCGAAGCGTACGAAGTGCTCAGCGATTCGGAAAAGCGGGCTCGCTACGACCAATACGGACATGCGGGCGTCGAAGGGGGTTCCCGGGCAAACTTTCACGATGTCGAAGACATCATGGAAGCGTTCGGTGATATTTTCGGCGGAGGGATTTTCAGCGATATCTTCGGCCGCGGTGGGGGTCGAGGAGGCCGTCGGCGCGTCCGCAAAGGGGCCGACATTCAAGTTCGCGTGAACCTCGATCTGGAGGAAGCGGCAACCGGCGTCGATCGCGATATCCAAGTCGATCGTCGCGTTGCATGTGGTACGTGCAGCGGCAGTGGTGCCAAGCCAGGCTCGCAGCCGGAAGCGTGCAGCCGTTGCGGTGGTGCCGGACAAGTGGTGCAGCAAGCAGGTATCTTGCGCGTACAAACGACTTGCCCTTCATGCGGTGGCCAAGGAACGATCATCACCGATCCTTGCGGCGATTGCCGGGGTAACGGTTTCACGACCCAACGCGTCAGCATGGACGTCGCCATCCCAGCTGGGGTCGACGATGGCATGCGGGTTCGCCTGGCCGGCGAAGGGCAGCCTAGCCCTGACGGAGGACCACCGGGGGATTGTTATTGCCATATCTCGATTCGCAAGCACAAGCTGTTCGAACGAGAAGGCGATCACCTGATCCTGAAGATGCCGATCACGTACACCCAGGCAGTTCTCGGTAGCGAAATCGAGGTCCCGACACTCAATGGGCCTGCCACGCTGAGCGTGCCGGTAGGCTCTGGATCGTCGGAAGTTTTCAAGATGCGTGGCAAAGGGATGCCTGACCCACACGGCCGCGGCACCGGCGACTTGTACGTTCAAACGTACATCGAAGTCCCTAAAAAGCTGGATCCCAAGCAGGAAGAACTGCTTCGCGAACTAGCCGAATACGAACACACCAACGTCAGTCCCCATCGGAAGTCGTTCCTCGAATCAATTCGAGACTATTTGTTCACAACGACCGACGAAAAAGAGATCAAGAAGAAGAGCTAA
- the grpE gene encoding nucleotide exchange factor GrpE — MSADHPEKDPSQDPTTEGPESQATQESASTDEFFGSPDDQVAKLKQGLVDAEKRVLLAQADLENYRKRVRRERDDELKFANSPLLNDLLPVVDNLQRALQSVENSDEAGGIIDGIKLVEKQLLEAMKKRGCEPIQAEGQSFDPNFHEAILQQPSADVAPGTVLQVTQQGYKLYDRCIRASQVIVSKAPD, encoded by the coding sequence GTGTCTGCAGATCATCCCGAAAAGGATCCCTCGCAGGACCCCACCACTGAAGGTCCCGAGTCGCAAGCGACCCAAGAGAGTGCGTCCACCGACGAATTCTTCGGCAGTCCTGACGATCAGGTTGCGAAGTTGAAGCAAGGCCTGGTCGATGCGGAGAAGCGAGTTCTCCTGGCCCAGGCAGACCTGGAAAATTATCGCAAGCGCGTACGTCGCGAGCGTGACGACGAACTTAAGTTCGCCAACTCGCCGCTGTTGAACGACCTTTTGCCGGTTGTCGACAACTTGCAGCGAGCCCTGCAATCGGTCGAAAATTCGGACGAAGCAGGCGGTATCATCGACGGAATCAAGCTGGTTGAAAAGCAGCTTTTAGAAGCGATGAAGAAACGCGGCTGCGAACCGATTCAGGCGGAAGGCCAGTCGTTTGATCCAAACTTCCACGAAGCAATCTTGCAGCAACCCAGCGCGGATGTCGCCCCTGGCACGGTTTTGCAGGTTACCCAGCAAGGCTACAAGCTATACGACCGCTGCATTCGAGCCAGCCAGGTGATTGTGTCGAAAGCACCTGACTAA
- a CDS encoding FmdB family zinc ribbon protein yields the protein MPTYEYKCDACDHEFEEFQSISADPLTKCPECKKKKLRRLFSTGGGILFKGSGFYITDYRSDSYKKSAEKGAKSSESSKSDSSKPAKSESKSKSSD from the coding sequence ATGCCCACCTACGAATACAAGTGCGACGCTTGTGACCATGAATTCGAGGAATTCCAGTCGATCTCGGCCGATCCTCTCACAAAGTGTCCCGAGTGCAAGAAAAAGAAGCTGCGTCGGCTTTTCAGCACCGGTGGTGGCATTCTTTTCAAGGGCTCTGGGTTTTACATCACAGACTATCGCAGCGATTCGTATAAGAAGAGCGCCGAAAAGGGTGCCAAGAGCAGCGAATCCTCTAAGAGCGATTCGTCTAAGCCTGCCAAGAGTGAATCGAAGAGCAAATCGTCCGATTAG
- a CDS encoding DNA gyrase inhibitor YacG, whose protein sequence is MAPLRCPTCGHFFEINYTPAMPFCSERCRQIDLGQWLDEEHTLPVDIEKHLEEQANRPFDDEDS, encoded by the coding sequence ATGGCTCCCCTACGTTGTCCGACATGTGGTCACTTCTTCGAGATTAACTACACTCCGGCGATGCCCTTTTGCAGTGAACGATGTCGCCAGATCGACCTCGGACAATGGCTCGACGAGGAACATACGCTGCCGGTCGATATCGAAAAGCACCTCGAAGAACAGGCGAATCGGCCCTTCGACGACGAAGATTCGTAA
- a CDS encoding response regulator transcription factor, translating to MILYFTVDLMSNSRVSGPAKAQGIPLRVIASKGGILETIDDETTALLVDLNPPARNAISTIQEVKAAHPDLRIVVHGPHVQVDLLGQAREAGAEVLTNGQFHQQVDAVLAKLNEPA from the coding sequence TTGATTCTCTACTTCACTGTCGACTTGATGTCGAACTCGCGCGTTTCGGGGCCTGCCAAAGCTCAGGGAATTCCACTGCGGGTAATCGCTTCCAAGGGAGGGATACTCGAAACGATCGACGACGAAACCACCGCATTGCTGGTCGACCTGAATCCTCCGGCACGCAATGCCATCAGTACGATTCAAGAGGTCAAAGCGGCCCATCCCGACCTGCGGATTGTTGTGCACGGGCCGCATGTTCAGGTCGATTTATTAGGCCAAGCCAGAGAAGCCGGAGCCGAGGTGCTTACCAACGGCCAGTTCCATCAGCAGGTCGACGCGGTTCTTGCCAAGCTCAACGAGCCAGCTTAG
- a CDS encoding P-II family nitrogen regulator, with translation MKLIVAVIQPTKLDSVRTALAEMAVERLTVYDAEGYGRQRGQTATFRGIEYQTNLLRKVIVEIAVNDDFLEKTLSIIENVSRTGQEGNIGDGKILVLPIEQVVQIGGKEKGPSAV, from the coding sequence GTGAAACTGATTGTCGCCGTGATCCAACCTACTAAGCTGGACAGCGTCCGCACTGCCTTGGCCGAAATGGCCGTCGAGCGATTGACGGTCTACGATGCCGAGGGGTACGGACGGCAACGCGGTCAAACAGCTACCTTTCGCGGTATCGAGTACCAAACGAACCTGCTGCGAAAGGTAATCGTAGAAATTGCCGTGAACGACGACTTTCTGGAAAAGACGCTTAGCATCATCGAGAATGTTTCGCGCACCGGCCAGGAAGGTAATATCGGTGATGGCAAGATCTTAGTCTTGCCGATCGAGCAGGTCGTTCAAATTGGCGGCAAAGAAAAAGGCCCGTCGGCTGTTTAA
- a CDS encoding glucuronyl esterase domain-containing protein, whose protein sequence is MSFPLRSISLAVSLSFVIAMSSNLPAQQEKVIYDEAEVPEFTLPDPLVAEDGAKVESAQVWNEKQRPYLQGLFESEVYGKSPAAPEKIEYKVTESSDEAFDGTARRRQVAIQLTDDPDGPVLNVLLYLPKTDKPVPTFMTLNFYGNASIHPDPAIELPQSWLRNNKEKGVEDHKATEKIRGASKQRWPVEMILEKGYGLATAYYGDIDPDFDDNFQNGIHPYFYAQGQEKPKPDEWGSVAAWAWGLGRAMDYLEQSPEIASDKVIVMGHSRLGKTSLWAGATDPRFAAVISNNSGCGGAALSRRRFGESVKRINTSFPHWFNDNFTQYNHNEDACPVDQHELIALIAPRPCLVCSAEGDRWADPRGEFLSAKYASPVYELLGVEGLKADDMPAVDQPVLSRLGYVIRAGGHDVKPIDWQRYMEFADTHVLGK, encoded by the coding sequence ATGAGCTTTCCTTTACGATCGATTTCCTTGGCCGTTTCGCTCTCGTTTGTTATTGCCATGAGTTCCAACCTGCCTGCCCAGCAAGAAAAAGTCATATACGACGAAGCCGAAGTTCCCGAGTTTACGCTGCCTGATCCTTTGGTTGCCGAAGACGGCGCGAAAGTTGAGTCGGCCCAAGTCTGGAACGAGAAGCAACGTCCCTATTTGCAGGGACTTTTCGAAAGCGAAGTCTACGGTAAATCTCCGGCCGCCCCTGAAAAGATTGAATACAAAGTGACCGAATCTTCCGACGAGGCGTTTGATGGGACCGCTCGACGTCGGCAAGTGGCGATTCAGTTGACCGACGATCCAGACGGGCCGGTACTCAACGTGCTTCTTTATCTGCCGAAGACCGATAAGCCAGTGCCCACGTTCATGACACTGAATTTCTACGGTAATGCTTCCATTCACCCTGATCCGGCCATTGAACTGCCCCAAAGCTGGTTACGAAACAACAAGGAAAAGGGAGTTGAAGACCACAAAGCGACCGAAAAAATACGAGGTGCGAGCAAGCAGCGCTGGCCAGTCGAAATGATCTTAGAAAAGGGCTACGGCCTGGCAACGGCATACTATGGCGACATCGACCCCGACTTCGACGATAATTTCCAGAATGGGATTCATCCCTACTTCTATGCCCAAGGGCAAGAGAAACCTAAGCCAGATGAGTGGGGCAGTGTCGCGGCTTGGGCTTGGGGACTGGGACGAGCGATGGATTACCTGGAACAGAGCCCGGAAATTGCATCCGACAAAGTGATTGTGATGGGGCATTCGCGGCTCGGGAAGACCTCTCTCTGGGCCGGAGCGACCGATCCTCGTTTCGCAGCGGTAATCTCGAATAACTCTGGCTGCGGTGGTGCGGCCCTTTCGCGAAGACGATTCGGCGAATCGGTCAAACGAATCAACACTTCGTTTCCGCATTGGTTCAACGATAACTTTACCCAGTACAACCACAACGAAGATGCCTGTCCGGTCGATCAGCACGAGCTGATTGCCTTGATTGCACCGCGTCCGTGCCTGGTCTGCAGTGCTGAAGGGGACCGTTGGGCCGATCCCAGAGGTGAATTCCTCTCGGCGAAGTATGCCAGCCCAGTTTACGAACTGTTGGGTGTCGAAGGGCTAAAAGCGGACGATATGCCAGCGGTCGACCAACCGGTTCTCAGCCGTTTGGGCTACGTTATCCGGGCCGGGGGGCACGATGTTAAGCCAATCGACTGGCAGCGTTACATGGAATTTGCCGACACACACGTGCTCGGCAAGTAA
- a CDS encoding HNH endonuclease, with translation MTALLERPTLVLNRNWQPVGVASVARSLTQVFCGTARIVDPHSYQLYTWEDWSNLAPSKDEPFISSQLLKVRIPEVVSLVNYDRIPRNTVTFSRRNVFKRDQYMCQYCGSRPGSEYLTIDHVVPRSKGGESSWENCVLACVDCNHRKANRTPAEAHMPMRKEPFRPKWTPVYAARRVRIESWTKFVSEAYWDTELDT, from the coding sequence ATGACGGCCCTTTTGGAGCGGCCCACGCTGGTCCTCAACCGCAACTGGCAGCCTGTCGGTGTGGCCTCGGTGGCACGATCATTGACGCAGGTATTCTGCGGAACGGCTCGCATCGTCGACCCTCATAGCTACCAGTTGTATACGTGGGAAGACTGGTCGAACCTGGCCCCAAGCAAGGACGAGCCTTTCATTTCTTCGCAACTGTTAAAGGTGCGAATTCCGGAAGTCGTCTCGCTAGTCAACTACGATCGTATCCCCCGTAACACGGTGACGTTCAGTCGCCGGAATGTGTTCAAGCGGGACCAGTACATGTGTCAGTACTGTGGATCGCGACCAGGCAGCGAATACCTGACGATCGACCACGTTGTTCCGCGTAGCAAGGGAGGTGAGTCCTCTTGGGAAAACTGCGTGTTGGCTTGCGTCGACTGCAATCATCGCAAGGCAAACCGGACCCCTGCCGAGGCCCACATGCCAATGCGGAAAGAACCGTTCCGGCCGAAGTGGACGCCAGTTTACGCGGCCAGACGAGTCCGCATCGAGTCCTGGACTAAGTTCGTGAGCGAAGCTTACTGGGACACCGAACTCGACACCTAA
- a CDS encoding MOSC domain-containing protein has product MKLPPGQVVAVCLSTGGIPRLPVESAQLTVAGFENDGHRYDEHYAKNRAVTLFNQEILDQFVPGAEAFPPGSVGENITVARIDLTALEVGTRLLVGETEIQLEKRWKPCHAKNSSSGYSRVNELEHFGFFASVVRPGTVHPNDRIEVPNASDQ; this is encoded by the coding sequence ATGAAATTGCCCCCAGGTCAAGTCGTTGCCGTTTGTCTCTCTACCGGTGGAATTCCGCGGCTTCCGGTCGAATCGGCCCAATTAACCGTCGCCGGCTTCGAGAATGATGGCCATCGTTACGACGAGCATTACGCCAAAAACCGGGCCGTGACCCTTTTTAACCAAGAGATTCTCGATCAATTCGTCCCCGGCGCCGAAGCGTTCCCCCCGGGCAGTGTCGGCGAGAATATCACCGTGGCCCGGATCGACTTAACGGCACTAGAGGTTGGTACGCGATTATTGGTGGGAGAAACCGAAATCCAACTCGAAAAACGTTGGAAGCCGTGCCATGCTAAGAATTCGAGCAGCGGGTACTCACGAGTCAACGAACTCGAGCACTTCGGGTTTTTTGCCAGTGTGGTTCGGCCAGGAACTGTCCATCCCAATGACCGCATCGAAGTACCCAACGCGTCAGACCAATAA